A genomic stretch from Nocardia wallacei includes:
- a CDS encoding D-alanyl-D-alanine carboxypeptidase/D-alanyl-D-alanine-endopeptidase produces MVGNNFGEPAPRRRRGVWIGVLTVLVVVVVAAAAVSITLRPWTAEFRHGGLRIGALPAPVTPVPQLVAAAPAAPAPTTQGLAAALAPVVGSPDLGAFTASVSDPVTRTVLWSADPAKPVIPASTAKVLTAAAALLVVPPDHRVTTKVVGGSSPNELVLVAGGDPTLTAQADGKGYYQDGPRLSDLVAQIRAAGRTADTIVVDTSVFTGPAWPKGWDPADIAGGSWAPIEAVMIDGGRVDPLVEYSPRTPTPALDAGRRLAAELGLDPGRVRLGRAPAGATEVARVQSAPLRDRLREMMIHSDDVLAETIGREIATVTGNEQSFAGAAAATITALQAAGFDTTGSTLLDNSGLSTDDRIPARLLDGVLMEAAAPQPGSGDGATRPSASAVRSGDTATTGSPLAPLLDYLPVAAGTGSLAYRFVTPRDHSGAGFVRAKTGTLSVSSALAGYVLDSDGRVLTFALMSNDRPPEASRPALDAIAATLRNCGCS; encoded by the coding sequence GTGGTAGGTAACAACTTCGGCGAACCGGCCCCTCGGCGGCGCCGCGGCGTGTGGATCGGTGTGCTCACCGTGCTGGTGGTCGTGGTGGTGGCCGCCGCCGCGGTGTCGATCACGCTGCGGCCGTGGACCGCCGAGTTCCGGCACGGCGGGTTGCGCATCGGCGCCCTGCCCGCCCCGGTGACCCCGGTCCCGCAGCTGGTGGCGGCCGCACCGGCCGCGCCCGCGCCGACCACGCAGGGCCTGGCCGCGGCACTGGCGCCGGTGGTCGGCAGCCCCGATCTCGGCGCGTTCACCGCCTCGGTCAGCGATCCGGTCACTCGCACCGTGCTCTGGAGCGCCGATCCCGCGAAGCCGGTGATCCCGGCGTCCACGGCGAAGGTGCTCACCGCCGCGGCCGCGCTGCTGGTGGTGCCGCCGGATCACCGCGTCACCACCAAGGTGGTCGGCGGGTCGAGCCCGAACGAGCTGGTCCTGGTCGCCGGTGGCGATCCCACGCTGACCGCGCAGGCCGACGGCAAGGGGTACTACCAGGACGGGCCGCGGTTGTCGGATCTGGTGGCGCAGATTCGCGCGGCCGGGCGCACGGCCGACACGATCGTGGTGGACACCTCGGTCTTCACCGGCCCGGCGTGGCCGAAGGGCTGGGATCCGGCCGATATCGCGGGCGGGTCCTGGGCGCCGATCGAAGCGGTCATGATCGACGGCGGCCGGGTGGACCCGCTGGTCGAATACTCCCCTCGCACACCGACTCCCGCGCTCGACGCCGGTCGTCGCCTGGCGGCGGAACTGGGCCTGGACCCGGGCAGGGTGCGGCTGGGCCGTGCCCCGGCCGGAGCCACCGAGGTGGCCCGGGTACAGTCGGCGCCGCTGCGGGATCGCTTGCGCGAGATGATGATTCACTCCGACGACGTGCTGGCCGAGACGATCGGCCGGGAGATCGCGACGGTGACCGGCAACGAGCAGTCCTTCGCCGGAGCCGCCGCCGCGACGATAACCGCTCTGCAAGCCGCGGGTTTCGACACCACCGGATCGACCCTGCTCGACAACAGCGGCCTGTCCACCGACGACCGGATCCCGGCCCGCCTGCTCGACGGTGTCCTGATGGAAGCGGCGGCACCGCAGCCCGGGTCGGGTGACGGCGCCACCCGTCCGAGCGCGTCGGCCGTCCGGTCCGGTGACACCGCGACGACCGGCTCGCCGCTGGCCCCGCTGCTCGATTACCTGCCGGTCGCGGCGGGCACGGGTTCGCTGGCCTACCGGTTCGTCACGCCGCGCGACCACAGCGGCGCGGGGTTCGTCCGAGCGAAAACCGGAACTCTGTCGGTATCGAGCGCGTTGGCAGGGTATGTGCTGGACAGCGATGGCCGCGTGCTGACCTTCGCGTTGATGTCGAACGACCGGCCCCCCGAGGCCAGCCGCCCGGCATTGGACGCCATCGCCGCCACGCTGCGCAACTGTGGATGCTCCTGA
- a CDS encoding LysR family transcriptional regulator — protein sequence MDPHLRDLRYFVAVAEELHFTNAAQRLHIAQPTLSRQIRQLERQLDVVLFDRNQRSVALTVAGKELLEGARKILELWEVTNVALQEAGEVLRVGIQSSIGRGLIADLESASGHRLALHSASWTDPSSGLAGRQADLALMWLPVPDSGRYRWQVLRTEPRWVLLPENHPLADRETIEFTDLADEPFIAMPQEAGSARDFWLGNDARGGKQPKIGGEAATAEERLEAVSLGLGVCLLAENNVPMYRWPGLTARPVTGLPPCELAVAWRADDDRPTILDFANRVMAGGFGTAEQAQG from the coding sequence ATGGACCCGCATTTGCGCGACTTGCGGTACTTCGTTGCCGTCGCTGAGGAACTGCACTTCACCAACGCCGCTCAGCGGCTGCACATCGCTCAACCCACCCTCTCGCGGCAGATTCGCCAGCTCGAACGCCAGCTCGACGTGGTGCTGTTCGACCGGAACCAGCGCAGCGTCGCGCTGACGGTGGCCGGTAAGGAGCTGCTCGAGGGCGCGCGCAAGATTCTCGAACTCTGGGAAGTCACCAACGTCGCCCTGCAGGAGGCGGGCGAGGTGCTGCGCGTCGGAATTCAAAGCTCGATCGGGCGCGGCCTGATCGCCGATCTGGAGAGTGCCAGCGGACATCGGCTCGCGCTGCACTCGGCGTCGTGGACCGACCCGTCCAGCGGTCTGGCCGGACGGCAGGCGGACCTGGCGCTGATGTGGCTGCCGGTGCCCGATTCGGGTCGTTACCGCTGGCAGGTGCTGCGCACCGAGCCGCGCTGGGTGCTGTTGCCGGAGAACCACCCGCTGGCCGATCGGGAAACCATCGAGTTCACCGATCTGGCCGACGAGCCGTTCATCGCGATGCCGCAGGAGGCGGGCTCGGCCCGCGACTTCTGGCTCGGCAACGACGCCCGCGGCGGCAAGCAGCCGAAGATCGGCGGCGAGGCCGCGACGGCCGAGGAACGGCTGGAAGCGGTGAGTCTCGGGCTGGGGGTGTGCCTGCTCGCGGAGAACAACGTGCCGATGTACCGGTGGCCGGGGCTGACCGCGCGGCCGGTCACCGGGCTGCCTCCGTGCGAGCTGGCGGTGGCGTGGCGGGCCGACGACGATCGGCCGACGATCCTCGATTTCGCCAACCGCGTCATGGCCGGTGGGTTCGGGACCGCCGAGCAGGCTCAGGGCTGA
- the hpt gene encoding hypoxanthine phosphoribosyltransferase encodes MYGDDIASVLITEEQIKAKVDELAALIGKRYPADAPEGDLLLVGVLKGAIFFMTDLAQALTIPTQMEFMAVSSYGSSTSSSGVVRILKDLDKDIAGRNVLIVEDIIDSGLTLSWLKRNLSSRNPASLEVVTLLRKPDALRTQVDVAHVGFDIPDEFVVGYGLDYAERYRDLPYIGTLDPKVYSE; translated from the coding sequence GTGTATGGGGACGACATCGCGTCGGTGCTGATCACCGAGGAACAGATCAAGGCGAAGGTCGACGAACTGGCCGCCCTGATCGGCAAGCGCTATCCCGCCGACGCCCCCGAGGGCGACCTGCTCCTGGTGGGCGTGCTGAAGGGCGCGATCTTCTTCATGACCGACCTGGCCCAGGCGCTGACCATTCCGACCCAGATGGAATTCATGGCGGTCTCCTCCTACGGTTCGTCCACGTCCTCGTCGGGCGTGGTGCGCATCCTCAAGGACCTGGACAAGGACATCGCGGGCCGCAACGTGCTGATCGTCGAGGACATCATCGACTCCGGGCTCACGCTGTCCTGGCTCAAGCGCAACCTGTCCAGCCGCAATCCGGCCTCGCTCGAGGTGGTCACGCTGCTGCGCAAGCCCGACGCGCTGCGTACCCAGGTCGACGTCGCGCACGTCGGCTTCGACATCCCGGACGAGTTCGTCGTCGGCTACGGGCTCGATTACGCCGAGCGCTACCGCGACCTGCCGTACATCGGCACCCTCGATCCCAAGGTGTACAGCGAGTAG
- a CDS encoding zinc-dependent metalloprotease has translation MTGPGDAAAGDRAAGDQTPERSEQVVVDVESGRVLSEPRRFSLSGAIDWRLAARTGSALVPAGPRTSRYTAEQVVDELSLAATRAEAPVREVSLLADDRPVPAARVVDRPGWIRAAADSMSELTGGPEVAAGRFTGKPAGVQAGAMLAFLSTAILGQYDPFSGPDGTLLLVAPNVVAVERALGVSPSDFRFWVCLHEVTHRVQFSSVPWLADYMKHNVEVLGDVGDEPLDRMLSRLLEQVRERRRASNGDGREDDDPANRGVLGLLRATQAPAQREALDRLLMLGTLLEGHADHVMDAVGPAVIPSVVQIRQAFDQRRRRPANPLQRLLRALLGVDAKVAQYVRGKAFVDEVVGTVGMQRFNTVWTDGDTLPRPDEISDPQRWITRVLG, from the coding sequence ATGACCGGACCCGGTGATGCGGCCGCGGGCGATCGAGCCGCCGGCGACCAGACGCCCGAACGATCCGAACAGGTGGTGGTCGACGTCGAGTCCGGCCGAGTGCTGTCCGAGCCGCGACGCTTCTCGCTGTCCGGCGCGATCGACTGGCGGCTGGCCGCCCGGACCGGCTCCGCGCTGGTGCCCGCGGGCCCCCGTACCAGCCGCTATACCGCCGAACAGGTGGTCGACGAGCTGAGCCTGGCCGCCACGCGCGCCGAAGCGCCGGTGCGGGAGGTCAGCCTGCTGGCCGACGACCGTCCGGTGCCCGCGGCGCGGGTCGTGGACCGGCCGGGCTGGATCCGGGCGGCCGCCGATTCCATGTCGGAACTCACCGGCGGGCCGGAGGTCGCGGCGGGCCGCTTCACCGGCAAGCCCGCGGGTGTGCAGGCGGGCGCGATGCTGGCGTTCCTGTCCACGGCGATCCTCGGCCAGTACGACCCGTTCAGCGGGCCCGACGGGACGCTGCTGCTGGTGGCGCCGAACGTGGTGGCGGTGGAGCGCGCACTCGGGGTGTCGCCCAGCGACTTCCGCTTCTGGGTGTGCCTGCACGAGGTGACGCACCGGGTGCAGTTCTCGTCGGTGCCGTGGCTGGCCGACTACATGAAGCACAACGTCGAAGTCCTCGGTGACGTCGGCGACGAGCCGCTGGACCGGATGCTGTCGCGGTTGCTGGAACAGGTGCGGGAACGCCGTCGCGCCTCGAACGGCGACGGGCGCGAGGACGACGACCCCGCCAACCGCGGCGTCCTGGGGCTGCTGCGCGCGACCCAGGCGCCGGCGCAGCGGGAAGCGCTGGACCGGCTGCTGATGCTCGGCACCCTGCTCGAGGGCCACGCCGACCACGTGATGGACGCGGTCGGCCCGGCGGTGATCCCGTCGGTCGTGCAGATCCGCCAGGCGTTCGACCAGCGCCGCCGCCGTCCGGCGAATCCGTTGCAGCGGCTGCTGCGCGCGCTGCTGGGCGTGGACGCCAAGGTGGCCCAGTATGTGCGTGGCAAGGCGTTCGTCGACGAGGTGGTCGGCACGGTGGGCATGCAGCGCTTCAACACCGTGTGGACCGACGGCGACACGCTGCCCCGCCCCGACGAGATCAGCGACCCGCAACGCTGGATCACCAGGGTCCTGGGCTGA
- the tilS gene encoding tRNA lysidine(34) synthetase TilS, protein MRLLPETPAALELRHAVRGWLRRYAPGAAVAVALSGGADSLALTAAAVAEAEAVDALVVDHGLQRGSDRVAAEAASVARAVGCRSARVLGVEVGTEGGLEAAARTARYAALDAARAGSPVLLGHTLDDQAETVLLGLARGSGARSLRGMAEFADPWGRPLLGVRRSTTRQLCADLGLDPHEDPHNSAPEFTRVRLRTEVLPLLEEALGGGVAPALARTAEQLREDGDLLDALAEQLLQSASDGAALSIETLATAPVALRRRAIRSWLLAGGAKALTDKTLRSVDALVTDWRGQGGVAVGGGKPGTRLVATRERGKLCLAFARLQ, encoded by the coding sequence GTGCGGTTGTTACCGGAAACCCCGGCCGCGCTGGAGCTGCGGCACGCGGTGCGTGGGTGGCTGCGGCGGTATGCGCCGGGTGCGGCGGTGGCGGTCGCGCTGTCGGGGGGTGCGGACTCGCTGGCCCTGACGGCGGCCGCGGTCGCCGAGGCCGAGGCGGTCGACGCGCTCGTCGTGGATCACGGCCTGCAGCGGGGTTCGGATCGCGTGGCGGCCGAGGCCGCGAGCGTGGCGCGCGCGGTGGGCTGCCGGTCGGCTCGGGTGCTCGGCGTCGAGGTGGGGACCGAGGGCGGGCTGGAGGCGGCGGCGCGCACGGCCCGCTACGCGGCCCTCGACGCGGCCCGCGCGGGCTCGCCGGTGTTGCTGGGACACACCCTCGACGACCAGGCCGAGACCGTCCTGCTGGGACTGGCCCGCGGTTCCGGCGCCCGATCCCTCAGGGGGATGGCCGAATTCGCCGATCCGTGGGGACGACCCCTGCTCGGGGTCCGGCGCTCCACCACCCGGCAGCTGTGCGCCGACCTCGGGCTCGACCCGCACGAGGATCCGCACAACAGCGCGCCCGAGTTCACCCGGGTGCGGCTGCGCACCGAGGTGCTGCCGCTGCTGGAGGAGGCGCTCGGCGGCGGTGTGGCGCCCGCCCTGGCCCGCACGGCCGAGCAACTGCGCGAGGACGGCGACCTGCTCGACGCGCTTGCCGAGCAGTTGCTGCAATCCGCGAGCGATGGCGCCGCGCTCTCGATCGAGACGCTTGCCACCGCACCGGTCGCGCTGCGCCGCCGCGCGATTCGCTCCTGGCTGCTGGCCGGTGGCGCAAAAGCGTTGACCGACAAGACATTACGGTCCGTCGATGCCCTGGTCACGGACTGGCGCGGGCAGGGCGGAGTGGCGGTCGGCGGCGGAAAGCCGGGGACCCGGTTGGTTGCCACGCGCGAACGTGGGAAGCTGTGCCTGGCGTTTGCACGACTTCAGTGA